One Azoarcus sp. DN11 DNA segment encodes these proteins:
- a CDS encoding indolepyruvate ferredoxin oxidoreductase family protein — translation MNSPLSAEARDALLSVTLEDKYTQESGRIYLSGTQALARLPMLQKERDRRAGLNTGGYISGYRGSPLGGLDMALWKAKKHLASHDVVFQPGLNEDLAATAVWGTQQVNLYPNAQRDGVFGMWYGKGPGVDRSADVLKHANAAGTSPHGGVLMLAGDDHAAKSSSVAHQSEHLLIACGIPVLYPANVQEYLDFGLHGWAMSRYSGLWVSMKCVTDVVESTASVEIDPDRLQIVIPDGFAMPDGGLNIRWPDTPLAQEARMLDYKWYAALEYVRANKLNRIVIDSPDARFGIMAAGKAYLDVRQALADLGLDDDACRRIGIRLFKVGCVWPLDAHDARAFATGLEEILVVEEKRQILEYALKEELYNWRDDVRPRVYGKFDERDNSGGEWSVPRGQWLLPARYELSPAIIAKAIAARLERVGLPEDLRARVFARIDVIEGKEREAARPRVTVERKPWFCSGCPHNTSTRVPEGSRALAGIGCHYMAMWMDRRTETFTQMGGEGVSWLGQMHFSGDKHVFVNLGDGTYFHSGLLAIRAAIAAKATLTYKILYNDAVAMTGGQPVDGVLTVPQIAQQVSAEGASRVLIVSDEPEKYATRAGLPDAVTVHHRDALDALQLELRESSGVSILIYDQTCATEKRRRRKRGDYPDPARRAFINPAVCEGCGDCSVASNCLSVEPLETPLGTKRKINQSGCNKDFSCLKGFCPSFVTAEGAQLRKPAAGESAPVIAADALPEPALPGLDKPCGIVVTGVGGTGVVTIGALLGMAAHLEHKGVTVLDMTGLAQKGGAVLSHVQIAATPSAIHATRIATGEADVLIGCDEIVSASGEALSKVRQGRTRAVVNSAQTPAAEFLSNPDWKFPGAAAEGDIRASVGDACEFIDANALALRLLGDTIYANPLVLGFAWQKGWIPVGKAALLRAIELNGVSVEKNKQAFEWGRLAAHDAGKLPVADASGRGEAVVLAMPESLDRLIERRVRLLTDYQNVAYGERYRNAVARVREAERAVVGQGRLALTEAVARNLAKLMAYKDEYEVARLHSAPEFLAQLREQFEGEPGRDYRLNFHLAPPLVAKRGVDGLPQKRAYGPWMMRTFRLLSRFKGLRGTALDPFGRSVERCQERELVKNYFVFIDRICDGLSRDRLEVAIELARIPEEIRGYGHVKERSMAGAAKRREELQARFEAGRSERAA, via the coding sequence ATGAACTCACCGTTGTCTGCCGAGGCGAGAGATGCACTGCTTTCGGTCACGCTGGAGGACAAGTACACCCAGGAGTCCGGACGCATCTACCTGAGCGGTACGCAGGCCTTGGCGCGCCTGCCCATGCTGCAGAAGGAGCGCGACCGGCGCGCCGGGCTGAACACCGGCGGCTACATTTCGGGCTATCGCGGCTCGCCGCTGGGTGGGCTGGACATGGCGCTGTGGAAGGCGAAAAAGCATCTTGCCTCCCATGACGTAGTCTTTCAGCCCGGCCTCAACGAAGACCTCGCCGCGACCGCCGTCTGGGGCACGCAGCAGGTGAATCTCTACCCCAACGCCCAACGCGACGGGGTATTCGGGATGTGGTACGGCAAGGGGCCGGGCGTGGACCGCTCGGCCGACGTGCTGAAGCACGCGAACGCCGCAGGGACCTCGCCCCATGGCGGCGTGCTGATGCTCGCCGGCGATGACCATGCGGCGAAGTCGTCGTCGGTCGCGCATCAATCGGAGCACCTGTTGATCGCCTGTGGCATTCCGGTGCTGTACCCGGCGAACGTGCAGGAATATCTCGACTTCGGCCTGCATGGCTGGGCGATGAGCCGCTACTCGGGATTGTGGGTGTCGATGAAGTGCGTCACCGATGTCGTCGAGTCGACCGCATCGGTCGAGATCGACCCGGACCGCCTGCAGATCGTCATTCCGGATGGCTTCGCAATGCCTGACGGCGGGCTCAATATCCGCTGGCCGGATACGCCGCTCGCGCAGGAAGCGCGCATGCTCGATTACAAGTGGTATGCGGCGCTCGAATACGTCCGCGCGAACAAGCTCAACCGTATCGTGATCGATTCGCCCGACGCGCGCTTCGGGATCATGGCGGCAGGGAAGGCGTATCTCGACGTGCGTCAGGCGCTGGCGGACCTGGGTCTGGACGACGACGCCTGCCGACGCATCGGTATCCGCCTGTTCAAGGTGGGCTGCGTGTGGCCGCTCGACGCCCACGATGCGCGCGCGTTTGCGACCGGACTGGAAGAAATCCTGGTGGTCGAGGAGAAGCGCCAGATTCTCGAGTACGCCCTCAAGGAAGAACTGTACAACTGGCGCGACGACGTCCGCCCGCGCGTCTACGGCAAGTTCGACGAGCGCGACAACTCGGGGGGCGAGTGGTCGGTGCCGCGTGGGCAATGGCTGCTTCCGGCGCGCTACGAGCTGTCGCCGGCGATCATCGCCAAGGCCATCGCGGCGCGACTGGAGCGGGTGGGGCTGCCCGAGGACCTTCGCGCCCGCGTGTTCGCGCGTATCGATGTCATCGAGGGGAAGGAGCGCGAAGCGGCGCGGCCTCGCGTGACCGTCGAGCGCAAGCCCTGGTTCTGTTCGGGCTGTCCGCACAACACGTCCACCCGCGTGCCGGAAGGCTCGCGCGCGCTCGCCGGCATCGGCTGTCACTATATGGCGATGTGGATGGACCGGCGCACCGAGACTTTCACGCAGATGGGCGGGGAGGGCGTGAGCTGGCTCGGCCAGATGCACTTCTCGGGCGACAAGCACGTCTTCGTGAACCTCGGTGACGGCACCTATTTCCATTCGGGTCTGCTCGCCATTCGCGCGGCGATCGCCGCCAAGGCGACCCTCACTTACAAGATCCTCTACAACGACGCGGTGGCGATGACAGGGGGGCAGCCGGTCGACGGGGTGCTGACCGTTCCGCAGATCGCGCAGCAGGTGAGCGCCGAGGGCGCTAGCCGGGTCCTGATCGTGAGCGACGAGCCGGAGAAGTACGCGACGCGCGCCGGTCTGCCGGATGCGGTGACGGTGCACCATCGCGACGCGCTTGACGCGTTGCAGCTCGAACTGCGCGAGAGTTCGGGCGTGTCGATCCTGATCTACGATCAGACCTGCGCCACCGAAAAGCGCCGCCGCCGCAAGCGCGGCGATTACCCTGATCCGGCCCGCCGCGCATTCATCAACCCGGCAGTCTGCGAGGGCTGTGGCGACTGCTCCGTGGCCTCCAACTGCTTGTCGGTCGAGCCACTGGAAACGCCGCTGGGCACCAAGCGCAAGATCAATCAGAGCGGCTGCAATAAGGACTTCTCCTGCCTGAAGGGTTTCTGCCCGAGCTTCGTGACCGCCGAGGGCGCGCAATTGCGCAAGCCCGCAGCGGGCGAGTCGGCGCCGGTGATTGCCGCGGATGCGCTGCCTGAACCTGCACTGCCCGGGCTGGACAAACCCTGCGGTATCGTCGTGACGGGGGTCGGCGGAACGGGGGTGGTGACGATCGGTGCGCTGTTGGGCATGGCGGCTCATCTGGAACACAAGGGCGTCACCGTGCTCGACATGACCGGGCTCGCGCAGAAGGGCGGGGCGGTGTTGAGCCACGTGCAGATCGCGGCGACCCCGTCGGCCATTCACGCCACCCGGATCGCTACCGGCGAGGCCGACGTGCTGATCGGTTGCGACGAGATCGTCTCGGCTTCGGGCGAAGCGCTCTCCAAGGTACGGCAGGGACGCACGCGAGCGGTGGTCAATAGCGCGCAGACCCCGGCGGCGGAGTTCCTGTCGAATCCCGACTGGAAGTTTCCGGGGGCGGCGGCCGAGGGCGACATCCGCGCCAGTGTGGGCGATGCCTGTGAATTCATCGACGCGAACGCGCTTGCACTGCGGCTGCTCGGAGACACGATCTACGCCAATCCGCTCGTGCTGGGGTTCGCATGGCAGAAAGGCTGGATTCCGGTCGGCAAAGCGGCATTGCTGCGCGCGATCGAGCTGAATGGCGTCTCGGTCGAAAAGAACAAGCAGGCGTTCGAGTGGGGACGGCTTGCAGCACATGATGCGGGAAAACTGCCGGTGGCCGACGCTTCGGGGCGGGGTGAGGCGGTGGTGCTGGCCATGCCAGAGTCGCTCGACCGGCTGATCGAACGCCGTGTGCGGCTGCTCACCGATTATCAGAATGTCGCCTATGGCGAGCGTTACCGAAATGCCGTGGCGCGGGTGCGAGAGGCCGAACGAGCGGTGGTTGGACAAGGCCGACTCGCCCTGACCGAGGCTGTCGCGCGCAACCTCGCGAAGCTCATGGCGTACAAGGACGAGTACGAGGTGGCGCGGTTGCACAGCGCGCCCGAATTCCTCGCCCAGTTGCGCGAACAGTTCGAGGGCGAGCCCGGGCGGGATTACCGGCTCAACTTCCACCTCGCGCCACCCCTGGTCGCGAAGCGTGGCGTTGACGGCCTGCCGCAGAAGCGCGCCTACGGTCCGTGGATGATGCGTACCTTCCGCCTGCTCTCCCGCTTCAAGGGCCTGCGTGGCACCGCCCTGGATCCCTTTGGCCGGAGCGTGGAGCGGTGCCAGGAGCGCGAGCTGGTGAAGAACTATTTCGTCTTCATCGACCGCATCTGCGACGGCCTGTCGCGAGACCGGCTGGAGGTCGCGATCGAGCTTGCGCGCATCCCGGAGGAGATTCGTGGCTATGGCCACGTCAAGGAACGCAGCATGGCCGGCGCGGCCAAGCGTCGCGAAGAGCTGCAGGCCCGGTTCGAGGCTGGCCGGTCGGAACGGGCAGCCTGA
- a CDS encoding LysR family transcriptional regulator, with protein sequence MPVDNNVTLRQLRYFIAAAETGQFSMAATRAHVSQSAITNAVLLLEESLGVRLFDRKPHGVGLTAEGHGFYRRTRDILDSLEDALREPRFQAHHLKGAIRIGASYTVLGYFLPPLLARFRANYPDVELDLNDMNREAIEAGVAAGDIELGVVILSNVVERERFGHHVLLRSRRQLWTSAAHPLLQKDNAALADVAAYPYIQVTVDEGELSTQRYWAAKGIQPDIAFRTGSVEALRGLVAHGFGVTILSDMVYRPWSLEGKKIEARPILDVVPDMEVGLIWRHDGALERPADAFRQFLIQACGS encoded by the coding sequence ATGCCGGTCGACAACAACGTCACCCTGCGCCAGCTGCGCTACTTCATCGCCGCCGCGGAGACCGGCCAGTTCTCGATGGCCGCCACACGCGCCCACGTCTCGCAATCGGCCATCACCAATGCGGTGCTGCTCCTGGAAGAATCGCTGGGCGTACGCCTGTTCGACCGCAAGCCGCACGGCGTCGGCCTCACCGCGGAGGGGCACGGCTTCTATCGACGCACGCGCGACATCCTCGACTCGCTCGAAGACGCCCTGCGCGAACCGCGCTTCCAGGCCCACCACCTGAAAGGCGCGATCCGCATCGGTGCTTCCTACACCGTGCTCGGATATTTCCTGCCCCCGCTACTCGCCCGCTTTCGCGCGAATTATCCGGACGTCGAACTGGACCTCAACGACATGAACCGCGAAGCGATCGAAGCCGGGGTCGCGGCCGGCGACATCGAGCTGGGCGTGGTGATCCTGTCCAACGTCGTCGAGCGCGAACGCTTCGGCCACCACGTGCTGCTGCGCTCCCGCCGCCAGCTATGGACTTCGGCCGCCCACCCGCTCCTGCAGAAAGACAACGCGGCCCTCGCCGACGTCGCTGCCTATCCCTACATCCAGGTCACCGTCGATGAAGGCGAACTGTCGACGCAGCGTTATTGGGCAGCCAAGGGCATTCAGCCCGACATCGCGTTTCGCACCGGTTCGGTCGAAGCGCTGCGCGGGCTCGTCGCGCACGGCTTCGGCGTCACTATCCTGTCGGACATGGTGTACCGGCCGTGGTCGCTGGAAGGCAAGAAGATCGAGGCCCGCCCCATCCTCGATGTGGTACCCGACATGGAAGTCGGGCTGATCTGGAGGCACGACGGCGCGCTGGAACGACCCGCCGACGCGTTCAGGCAGTTCCTGATACAGGCTTGCGGGAGCTGA
- a CDS encoding site-specific integrase, giving the protein MRSQASFAPLLEGFFTQRLMQQRQASAHTIASYRDTFRLLLQFVQKRLHKAPSTLEMEDIDAPLVVAFLDEMEKVRAVTPRTRNLRLTAIHSFFRYAAFEAPVHAAQIQRVLAIPAKRFTRALVPFLNRQEVDALLAAPDQRTWSGRRDHALILLAVQTGLRLSELTSLRQEDLHLGCGAHVRVIGKGRKERCTPLSKNTRAVLAAWVREPVRATAQPLFPNARGGQLSAHGVHYLLAKHVAVATNACPSLKHKRVSPHVLRHTTAMDLLREGAEQCVIALWLGHESIETTQIYLDANLELKQRVLDMTTPPEGKPGRYRPDDRLLAFLKSL; this is encoded by the coding sequence ATGAGGAGCCAGGCGAGCTTTGCCCCGCTGCTGGAAGGCTTCTTCACACAGCGGCTAATGCAGCAGCGTCAAGCCAGTGCCCACACGATCGCCTCCTACCGCGACACGTTCCGGCTACTACTGCAGTTCGTGCAGAAACGACTTCACAAGGCACCTTCGACGCTGGAGATGGAGGACATAGATGCTCCACTGGTCGTTGCCTTCCTCGACGAGATGGAGAAGGTCCGCGCCGTGACCCCCAGAACACGCAACCTACGCCTGACGGCAATCCACTCGTTCTTCCGCTACGCGGCGTTCGAGGCACCCGTCCATGCCGCGCAGATCCAGCGCGTGCTGGCCATTCCAGCCAAGCGTTTCACGCGTGCCTTGGTCCCGTTCCTGAATCGACAAGAGGTCGATGCGTTACTCGCTGCGCCGGATCAGCGCACATGGTCAGGGCGCCGCGATCACGCGCTAATTCTGCTGGCGGTGCAGACAGGGTTGCGCCTGTCGGAGCTAACCAGCCTTCGGCAGGAGGATCTGCATCTGGGGTGCGGCGCGCACGTGCGCGTAATCGGCAAGGGGCGTAAGGAGCGGTGTACGCCGCTGAGCAAGAACACCCGAGCCGTCCTGGCTGCCTGGGTGAGAGAGCCAGTCAGGGCAACCGCTCAGCCGTTGTTCCCGAACGCGAGAGGCGGGCAATTGAGCGCCCATGGCGTGCACTACCTGTTGGCCAAACACGTTGCCGTCGCTACCAACGCCTGCCCATCGCTGAAGCATAAACGGGTGAGTCCTCATGTGCTTCGGCACACGACGGCAATGGACCTCCTCCGCGAAGGTGCCGAGCAGTGCGTGATCGCGTTGTGGCTCGGTCATGAGTCGATCGAGACGACGCAGATCTACCTGGATGCCAACCTTGAGTTGAAGCAGCGGGTTCTGGACATGACCACACCTCCCGAGGGCAAACCCGGCAGGTATCGACCCGACGATCGCCTGTTGGCCTTCCTGAAGAGTCTGTAG
- a CDS encoding tyrosine-type recombinase/integrase, whose translation MNTLRETLLGYLALRRGLGFKMRDAGLLLPRFVAFMDEHQAHHITVQLALEWAQQSKSVQPAEWARRLGFVRGFARYCSITDALTEVPPPELLPHRSTRARPYLYTELEVQRLLDAALKLPTKWPSTPLRPWVFYCLLGLLSVTGLRISEALDLKLGDVDLNQDLLTIRAAKLGRSRLVPIHPSTRTVLADYLERREQFLGPRGSAYVFVSNRGTRLDLGRVHRAFYALSRQTGLRAPGASKGPRLHDFRHRLAVQVLTRWYEAGEDPARRLPVLSTYLGHVCVADTYWYLSSCPELMAQAMARLERRWGESS comes from the coding sequence ATGAACACGCTTCGTGAGACCTTGCTGGGCTACCTTGCACTGCGCCGTGGACTGGGCTTCAAGATGCGCGACGCCGGCCTTCTGCTGCCACGGTTCGTCGCCTTCATGGATGAGCATCAGGCACACCACATCACCGTCCAACTGGCTCTGGAGTGGGCGCAACAGTCCAAGAGCGTTCAACCTGCGGAGTGGGCCCGACGTCTAGGCTTCGTGCGCGGCTTCGCTCGCTACTGCAGCATCACAGACGCCCTCACCGAGGTTCCTCCGCCGGAGCTGTTGCCGCACCGATCGACCCGCGCCAGGCCCTACCTGTACACCGAGTTGGAAGTGCAACGCTTGCTGGATGCGGCACTGAAGCTGCCGACGAAATGGCCGTCGACGCCCTTGCGGCCATGGGTGTTTTACTGCCTTCTGGGATTGCTCAGCGTCACGGGGTTAAGGATCTCCGAGGCACTCGATCTGAAACTTGGCGACGTCGATCTCAATCAAGACTTGCTGACGATTCGGGCTGCCAAGCTTGGCCGATCTCGGCTGGTACCCATCCATCCGAGCACACGCACGGTGCTCGCCGACTACCTTGAGCGTCGCGAACAGTTCCTGGGACCGCGCGGTTCTGCCTACGTGTTTGTCTCCAACCGTGGCACCCGGCTGGACCTTGGCCGAGTTCATCGAGCCTTCTACGCGCTGTCGCGGCAAACCGGCCTGCGCGCGCCCGGCGCAAGCAAAGGCCCCAGGCTGCATGACTTCCGCCATCGTCTTGCCGTCCAGGTGCTTACGCGTTGGTACGAGGCTGGAGAGGATCCGGCGCGGCGCCTGCCGGTTCTGTCGACCTACCTCGGGCACGTGTGCGTGGCAGACACTTACTGGTATCTGAGTAGCTGCCCCGAGCTGATGGCGCAGGCGATGGCGCGACTGGAGCGGCGCTGGGGAGAGTCATCATGA
- a CDS encoding tyrosine-type recombinase/integrase, which produces MEPSYESAVALVCRATGPLAGHLGAFVASLIDQQYAASVVHIKARHAVSFDRWLAKHGVALAELCETHIEQYQRRRRRWRRRIRAETRRRECYEVTDLLRFLRGHGVCEVARVDATQADELAAGFGQHLQNHQGLAAATIECYTTVAREFLSERFERDRVDLRVLRAADVIEFVQCRTKRMQPPSLKRVVNGMRSFLRYAQYRGEVAPGLVASVPSVATWTTTPRLPKAISPAHAQRAIDSCDLSTAIGRRDRAVLLLLARLGLRAHEIIALTLEDCDWDTGHLRVRGKGGRECLLPMPADVGEAIAVYLEHGRPTSTDRHLFLRSMAPIRGLLEGSDGIGSIVRYALRRGQVNAAHRGSHQFRHALAVRMLQGGASLPEIGEVLRHRSPQSTSIYATVDIKSLRSLALPWPGGAR; this is translated from the coding sequence ATGGAACCGTCGTATGAGAGCGCTGTGGCGCTTGTCTGCCGGGCCACTGGCCCGCTTGCCGGACATCTTGGCGCGTTTGTCGCATCGTTGATCGACCAACAGTACGCAGCGAGCGTCGTCCACATCAAGGCGCGGCACGCAGTGTCGTTCGACCGTTGGCTTGCAAAGCATGGCGTGGCGTTGGCTGAGCTCTGCGAAACTCACATCGAGCAGTACCAGCGCCGCCGGCGACGTTGGCGCCGGCGCATCCGCGCCGAGACCCGGCGCCGCGAGTGCTATGAAGTAACTGACCTGCTGCGATTCTTGCGCGGTCACGGTGTATGCGAAGTTGCCCGCGTCGACGCCACACAGGCGGACGAACTTGCTGCCGGTTTTGGACAGCACCTTCAGAATCACCAAGGCTTGGCCGCCGCGACGATCGAGTGCTACACGACTGTCGCACGGGAGTTCCTCTCTGAGCGCTTCGAACGCGACAGGGTCGATCTGCGCGTGCTGCGCGCCGCCGATGTAATCGAGTTCGTGCAATGCCGAACCAAACGCATGCAGCCGCCGTCGCTGAAGCGTGTCGTCAACGGAATGCGTTCGTTCCTTCGCTACGCGCAGTATCGTGGCGAGGTGGCCCCCGGACTCGTTGCATCCGTGCCATCCGTGGCCACCTGGACCACCACGCCACGGCTGCCCAAGGCCATATCGCCCGCTCATGCGCAACGCGCAATCGACAGCTGCGACCTCAGCACTGCAATCGGCCGGCGCGACCGCGCTGTGTTGCTGCTCCTGGCCCGTTTGGGGTTGCGCGCTCACGAGATCATCGCGCTGACGCTCGAGGATTGCGACTGGGACACAGGGCACCTGCGAGTGCGGGGCAAGGGTGGGCGAGAGTGCCTCTTGCCAATGCCGGCCGATGTCGGCGAGGCCATCGCTGTGTATCTCGAACATGGGCGGCCCACCAGCACGGATCGGCACCTGTTCCTGCGCTCTATGGCGCCGATCCGCGGCCTGCTGGAAGGCTCCGATGGGATCGGCTCCATCGTGCGCTACGCGCTCCGGCGCGGCCAGGTCAATGCAGCCCACCGCGGGTCGCACCAGTTCCGGCACGCCTTGGCCGTGCGCATGCTGCAAGGTGGTGCCTCGCTCCCCGAGATCGGCGAGGTCTTGCGCCATCGCAGCCCACAGAGCACGTCCATTTATGCCACGGTGGACATCAAGTCGCTGCGGTCCTTGGCCTTGCCCTGGCCAGGAGGTGCACGATGA
- a CDS encoding IS91 family transposase: protein MGRPALEVADIFRTHGPAWRAKQSGHLSLGQLKVMSAIEQCRTAALGGHALRCNGCGHEEISYNSCRNRHCPKCQARAAQRWLEARQADLLPVEYYHVVFTLPEPISAIAYTNKAVLYRLLFDMAAETLTTIAADPKHLGAQIGATLVLHTWGSALTHHPHVHGIVPGGGISADGKRWIACRRGFFLPVRVLSRLFRRRFIEELEKLYRAGQLQFFGEHAPLADAGAFGRWLVPLRRCEWVVYAKRPFAGPEAVLAYLSRYTHRVAISNRRLVAMDEHGVSFRWKDYRAKGGSRHKTMTLAADEFMRRFLLHVLPTGFHRIRHYGLLANAGRQQNLATARALLDVPRPEPVDNESAATPPPTFVCRCCGGAMLVIEIMMRRQPIRAPP from the coding sequence ATGGGGCGGCCTGCCCTGGAGGTCGCCGACATCTTCCGCACCCATGGCCCCGCGTGGCGAGCAAAGCAGTCAGGCCACCTGAGCCTCGGTCAGCTCAAGGTCATGTCGGCCATCGAACAGTGCCGCACCGCGGCGCTGGGCGGACACGCATTGCGTTGCAATGGCTGCGGGCATGAGGAGATCAGCTACAACTCCTGCCGCAACCGGCACTGCCCGAAGTGCCAGGCGCGTGCCGCCCAGCGCTGGCTCGAGGCCCGACAAGCCGATCTGCTGCCCGTCGAGTACTACCACGTCGTCTTCACGCTGCCCGAACCGATCAGTGCCATCGCCTACACCAACAAGGCGGTGCTCTACCGGCTGCTGTTCGACATGGCGGCGGAAACGCTGACGACCATCGCCGCCGATCCGAAACACCTCGGCGCCCAGATCGGCGCCACTCTGGTCCTGCACACCTGGGGTTCGGCATTGACGCATCATCCCCACGTGCATGGCATCGTCCCCGGCGGCGGAATTTCTGCAGATGGGAAACGCTGGATCGCTTGCCGGCGCGGGTTCTTCCTGCCGGTGCGCGTGCTGTCGCGCTTGTTCCGTCGGCGCTTCATCGAGGAACTCGAGAAGCTGTATCGTGCCGGCCAGCTGCAATTCTTCGGGGAGCACGCGCCCCTGGCCGATGCCGGCGCATTCGGCCGGTGGTTGGTGCCGCTGCGCCGGTGCGAGTGGGTGGTGTATGCCAAGCGTCCGTTCGCCGGTCCCGAGGCCGTATTGGCCTACCTCTCCCGCTACACCCACCGGGTGGCCATCTCCAACCGGCGATTGGTGGCGATGGATGAGCATGGCGTGTCCTTCCGCTGGAAAGACTACCGAGCCAAGGGGGGTTCCCGCCACAAGACGATGACGCTCGCCGCCGACGAGTTCATGCGGCGCTTCCTGCTGCATGTGTTGCCAACGGGTTTCCACCGCATCCGTCACTACGGACTGCTGGCCAATGCCGGGCGACAGCAGAATCTCGCCACGGCACGTGCCTTGCTCGATGTGCCTCGACCCGAACCGGTCGACAACGAAAGCGCCGCAACGCCACCGCCGACCTTCGTCTGTCGCTGCTGCGGCGGCGCCATGCTGGTCATCGAGATCATGATGCGTCGACAGCCGATTCGCGCACCGCCATGA
- a CDS encoding toll/interleukin-1 receptor domain-containing protein — MQSLTPIRESVEKTAVEQPDLRDCFLCHAWDDRQGAAKELYELLVSAGVKVWFSERDLGLGVPMMRAIDKGLANSRIGLVLVTPNLLRRLPQEGVADKELSALLASNRLVPIVHQTTYPALRNVSPLLASRTGLDTAEDSMAVVATKIAELVAIWA; from the coding sequence GTGCAGTCACTCACGCCAATTCGCGAATCCGTTGAGAAGACAGCGGTAGAGCAGCCTGACCTTCGCGATTGCTTCCTGTGCCACGCGTGGGACGATCGGCAGGGGGCAGCCAAGGAGCTGTACGAATTGCTCGTGTCGGCTGGTGTCAAGGTATGGTTCAGCGAGAGGGACCTTGGCCTTGGCGTGCCGATGATGCGTGCCATTGACAAGGGCTTGGCGAATTCGCGCATCGGGCTTGTGCTGGTCACCCCGAACCTGTTGCGCCGCCTCCCGCAAGAGGGCGTCGCCGACAAAGAGCTTTCGGCCCTCTTGGCGAGCAACCGGCTCGTGCCCATCGTGCACCAGACGACGTATCCAGCGCTCCGGAATGTCAGCCCCTTGCTTGCTTCCCGAACTGGCCTGGACACTGCCGAAGACTCAATGGCGGTGGTCGCAACTAAGATTGCCGAGCTGGTCGCCATCTGGGCCTAG
- the istA gene encoding IS21 family transposase, producing the protein MNMLGKIRRLHFRDGLSIKEICRRTGLARNTVRQWLRAGEGAEPRYRRTAREMVLAPFETRLVQWLEADARRAKRERRTALVLFRQLQDLGFAGSYSRVSEYVRRWREAGGKPAKSSFIPLKFEFGEAFQFDWSEESLVIGGFHRKVLLAHTKLCASRAFMLAAYPTQSHEMLFDAHTRAFRVFGGIPRRGIYDNMKTAVDKVGVGKRRIVNTRFAAMAAHYLFDPDFCNVASGWEKGIVEKNVQDSRRRLWQEALQRRFGSFTELNAWLEVRCQALWSELAYPDAEHLTIADALTLERDALMPMVPSFDGYVEAIVPVSSTSLVTNERNRYSVPCAFANQKVSLRLYPERIEIHAEDGLVATHARSFERGQVIYDWQHYLPLLERKPGALRNGAPFEGLPAPLQQLRALLVKRPGGDRLMADILAHVPRHGLESVLVAVELILESGTPSAEHVKNVLARLRQAPPPTPLDTALAVSEAPLADAGRYDRLHAENGHA; encoded by the coding sequence ATGAACATGCTGGGCAAGATTCGGCGGTTGCACTTTCGCGACGGTCTGTCGATCAAGGAGATCTGCCGGCGCACGGGGCTGGCACGCAACACCGTGCGGCAATGGCTGAGGGCTGGCGAAGGGGCCGAACCGAGGTACCGGCGCACGGCGCGCGAGATGGTACTGGCGCCCTTCGAGACGCGCCTCGTGCAGTGGCTCGAGGCGGACGCCCGGCGGGCGAAGCGGGAGCGGCGCACGGCGCTGGTGCTGTTTCGGCAGTTGCAGGATCTGGGCTTTGCGGGCAGCTACTCGCGGGTGAGCGAGTACGTGCGACGCTGGCGCGAGGCCGGTGGGAAACCGGCGAAATCGAGCTTCATCCCGCTCAAATTCGAATTCGGCGAGGCCTTCCAGTTTGACTGGAGCGAGGAATCGCTGGTGATCGGCGGCTTCCATCGCAAGGTGCTGCTGGCGCACACGAAGCTCTGTGCGAGCCGCGCCTTCATGCTCGCGGCCTACCCGACGCAGAGCCATGAGATGCTGTTCGATGCGCACACGCGAGCGTTCCGGGTGTTCGGCGGCATTCCCCGGCGTGGCATCTACGACAATATGAAGACCGCTGTCGATAAGGTTGGCGTGGGCAAGCGGCGCATCGTCAATACGCGCTTCGCGGCGATGGCGGCGCACTACCTGTTCGATCCGGATTTCTGCAACGTCGCCAGCGGCTGGGAGAAAGGGATCGTCGAGAAGAACGTGCAGGACAGCCGGCGGCGCCTGTGGCAGGAGGCGCTGCAACGGCGCTTCGGCAGCTTCACCGAACTGAACGCCTGGCTCGAGGTGCGCTGCCAGGCGCTGTGGTCGGAACTGGCGTACCCGGACGCCGAGCACCTCACCATCGCCGACGCCCTCACGCTCGAGCGCGATGCCTTGATGCCGATGGTGCCGAGCTTCGATGGCTACGTGGAGGCCATCGTGCCGGTCTCCAGTACCAGTCTCGTGACGAACGAGCGCAATCGCTACTCGGTCCCGTGCGCCTTCGCCAACCAGAAGGTGAGCCTGCGGCTGTACCCTGAGCGGATCGAGATCCATGCCGAGGACGGCCTGGTCGCCACCCATGCGCGCAGCTTCGAGCGCGGCCAGGTCATCTACGACTGGCAGCACTACCTGCCGCTGCTTGAACGCAAACCGGGGGCCTTGCGTAACGGTGCGCCCTTCGAGGGCTTGCCCGCGCCGCTGCAGCAACTGCGGGCGCTGCTCGTCAAACGCCCGGGGGGCGATCGGCTGATGGCCGACATTCTGGCGCACGTCCCCCGCCATGGTCTGGAGAGCGTGCTGGTGGCGGTCGAACTGATCCTCGAATCCGGCACGCCCAGTGCGGAGCACGTCAAGAATGTGCTCGCCCGCCTGCGTCAGGCGCCCCCACCGACACCCCTCGACACGGCACTCGCGGTGTCCGAGGCACCGCTTGCCGACGCCGGCCGCTACGACCGTCTGCACGCGGAGAACGGTCATGCGTGA